The Aspergillus luchuensis IFO 4308 DNA, chromosome 6, nearly complete sequence genome segment CAATAACGGTAGCCATATTTTGAGTAGGCTATTTTATCAATACATGTATCACATTCATCTTGATCTAGGTTTCAGGCAAGCCGAGTCTATAAGATTGATTTCGGTATTGTATCTATGGTCCCTTCTGGGAGTAtgtatggtggtggtatgatcTAAGTTGAGAGACGCTGCATGATTGCGAGTAAGGCTACCGTGTCAGTCTTGGTAGCATATCGATGGTATGAAAAAGCTACGGTCGTGAATTTCATGTCGTATCTGAAATCGGATCAATGGTCCGAAAGTCCGGCTTAGTAGGAACTTTGAGCGAATACTCTCCTGGCCGACGGGTGTAACCAATAGGTGGTTCACTGCGCTATGCACTAGATCTCATAAGCGAACGGGATGCTCTGCATCGCACCCTTCCTCTGCACACACCCTGCGGCGGCCACGTTCGCCTTCCGAACGGCCGCTTCGATCTGGGCATCGAAGTCCGCCAGTGGAGCACCGGTGGCAACAAACTTGGCAAAAGCAGTAGCGAAGTAACCGACAAACGTGTCTCCGGCGGCAGTGGTGTCTACAACCTTCTCCACCGCGGCGCTAGGAGCAAAGCCCTGCTTGCCAGTGGCCGTTGAGTAATAGGCACCCTTGGCTCCGAGAGTTATTAGAACAATCTGGACCTGGGCATGTTTGTGGAATAGAGGTGCAAGTTCCTCGGGCTTCAagtcctgctcctgctgggcAGTGGTGAGATGCTCTTTGACCGCCTGGGTCATGAGGACAGCTTCAGTCTCATTCATGGCCAGCACACTCGTGCCGGCAAGAGCGGCCAGGGGAATCCCTTCTGTGAAGACCGGTGCAGGGTTGAAGACGAGGTGAGAAGCGCAGGAAGCGCTGTTAAAGTGCTTCATCAACTCCAAGGTGGTCGACCTCGGGATCTCGCCCTGCATCACGACAACGCCTTGTTCTAGATGGATGTTCCGAGTGGTAGCGAGGACTGCATCTGCATTATCCATTCCCGAGTAGTTAGCACCGGGGACGAACAAAATCCGAttctctcctccagctccttcatccacGATGATTGTAGCAGAACCCGTTTGGCTGTCCGTCTTTTCCTGGATTCCCGTTGTGCTGACTCCAGAACCCTCCAATGTTGGGCGAAGGAGGGCCGAGTAGTAGGGATCACCTGCTCCGACCGCGCCAATCATATACACCGACGCATCTTGGTTGTCTTTGGAAGCGAAAGAGGCGCGACCGCACGCGACCGCCTGGTTGGCACCTTTCCCTCCGGCGCTGATAGCGAGGGAGTTGGCTGTGAGGGTCTCGCCGGCATCGGGACAACGTGGAGTGTAGGTGACAAAGTCGATATTCAGGGAGCCAATCACGCAAATCTGGGGAGGCGCCATGGTGTTCGTTCCTGGGAGTTGCTAGAAGACGAGTCAGATATCCTAGTGACGGGCATGGTTAGAATCACCCatgcggggaagaagcacAGATGTGGACTCACTAGTAACGCTGAGTTAACGATGACAAGTCAATTGATAAGAGTTCAAAAGGGAAGGAATATTCCATGCAACTGCTATGCAGAATCTTGCAGGAATTAACAATCAATTGTAACCTGCAGTGGAGTTTATCGGTGGGATGAGTGAAAgtaagaaagagagggaccTCTTTTTGGCGGGGGGGAGATAAAGATTAGGTAAGTGGAATAGTCacatgatgatgacgttGGAGAGGCCGAGGTATAGCCATAGCCCTTGAAAC includes the following:
- a CDS encoding ribokinase (COG:G;~EggNog:ENOG410PI1D;~InterPro:IPR029056,IPR011877,IPR011611,IPR002139;~PFAM:PF00294;~go_function: GO:0004747 - ribokinase activity [Evidence IEA];~go_function: GO:0016301 - kinase activity [Evidence IEA];~go_process: GO:0006014 - D-ribose metabolic process [Evidence IEA]), with the translated sequence MAPPQICVIGSLNIDFVTYTPRCPDAGETLTANSLAISAGGKGANQAVACGRASFASKDNQDASVYMIGAVGAGDPYYSALLRPTLEGSGVSTTGIQEKTDSQTGSATIIVDEGAGGENRILFVPGANYSGMDNADAVLATTRNIHLEQGVVVMQGEIPRSTTLELMKHFNSASCASHLVFNPAPVFTEGIPLAALAGTSVLAMNETEAVLMTQAVKEHLTTAQQEQDLKPEELAPLFHKHAQVQIVLITLGAKGAYYSTATGKQGFAPSAAVEKVVDTTAAGDTFVGYFATAFAKFVATGAPLADFDAQIEAAVRKANVAAAGCVQRKGAMQSIPFAYEI